Genomic DNA from Actinomycetota bacterium:
GTTCCGCGCGCGAGCTCCGGCGGGACGCCGAGCGCCGCGAGCACGAAGCTCGGCTCGGCCGCACCCGAGGAGCACGCCGACCCCTGCGATGCCGCGACCCCTTCTGCGTCGAGGAGCAGGATCAACGTCTCACCGTCGATCCCCTCGATACACACGTGGAGGTTGTTCGGGAGGCGCTGGGCCGGATGCCCGTTGACGTGGACCCGGGTGATCGAAGCGATGAGTTTTTCTTGGAGCCGGTTGCGGAGCGGACCCACGACGACCGACCAGCGCTCGTGGTGCGCGGCCGTCTCCTCGGCCGCAGCGCCGAACCCGACGATGCCGGCGACGTTGTAGGTCCCCGAGCGGATCTCGCGCTCCTGGCCGCCGCCGTGCATCAACGGCTGCACCTTGACCCCGCGACGAACGACGAGTGCGCCGACGCCCTTCGGACCGCCGTGCTTGTGCGCGGAGATCGTGAGCAGATCGGCGACGCTCGCATCCACGCTCAGCCACGGCACCGCCTGAACGGCGTCGGTGTGGAAGACCGCGCCGGCCTCGCGCGCGATGCGGGCGCACTCCGTGACCGGCTGGATCGTTCCGACCTCGTTGTTGGCCCACATCACGCTCACGACCGCGGTCCTGTCGTCGACGGCGGCCTCCAGCGCGTCGAGTCGCACCACGCCGTGCGCATCGACCGGGACCTCGCGCACGCGGAACCCCTGGCGCGCGAGCCAGCGCGCCGGATCGAGCACGGCGTGATGCTCGATCGCGGTGACGACGACCCCATCGCGGCCCTGCTCGCGCCCGTGCCACGCGGCGCCCTTAATCGCCAGGTTGTCCGCCTCGGTCCCGCCCGAAGTGAACACAACCTCGTCCGGCCGGGCACCGACGGTCGCAGCGACCTTCTCGCGCGCTTCGTCGACGCCTTTGCGGGCTTCACGGCCCGGCGCGTGCGCCGAAGAGGCGTTGCCGAAGCGGTCCTCGAGGTAGGGCAGCATCGCGGCACGCGCCGCGTCGGAAAGCGGAGTCGTGGCTGCGTGATCGAGGTAGACGGTCGATCGAACGTTCATCCCCGCCAGCCTAGCAGTGGCCGGCGAGTGCCTCAGCCGAGATCTTCGAACTCGATCGCAGGATCGACCGCCGCATTCTCGTCGAGCAGGAGCCACATCGGTTCGTGGAATATCCCCGGGGCGTCGAAGCCGCTCTCGGTCCAGTCCCCGACTGCGAGGCCGTCCGAGGCGATCCCGAGCGAGAACGACGGCATGTCGTGGTCGCCGTCCCGATCGTTGTTCAGGTACCAGACGTTCGCCCGCACCACCCCGGCGGTGTCCTTGCCGTCGCCGTCCCAGTCGCCGGCGAGCGCGAGATCGGTGGCGGCCCCGTAGCCGAAGATCGCGCCGTCGTGCCACGCGTCGAAGTTGTCGTTCAGGTACCAGACGTTGCCGCGGATGATGCCGCCGGTATCGTCGCCGTCCCCGTCCCAGTCGCCAACGATCGAACGATCGGTCGGCCAGCCGTACGCGAACGAGATGTCGTGGATCGGGTCGGTGCCGTTGTTCAGGTACCAGATGTTCCCTCGGATGATCCCGGGTGAGGCCTTGCCGTCGCCGTTCCAGTCGCCGGCTACCGGACGATCGGTCGGCTGCCCGTAGGAGAAGACCACGTCGGGCGTCCCGTCGAAGTCGTTGTGGAGAGACCACTTGTTGCCGATGACCGTGCCGGGCGTGTCGACGCCGTCGCCATCCCAGTCGCCGGCGACGCGATGCGGCAGCACGAGCGCGAAGCTTCCGGTCGCCGGCCGCACCGGAGCGCCGGCACCGTTCGCCCCGGAGATCGACCAAACGATCTTTCCGGGCGGTGCGATATTCCCGTCCCCGTCCCGGCCGTTCCACGGCACCGAGAGCGACGGGCCCGTTCCGGTTGCGGACTTGAGGACCGTGCCAGCTTCGGTTCGGTACTGCGCGGTCCACGTTACCGTCGTCGTGAAGGAACCCGTCAGGGTGACCGTATCGTTCACGCCGTCACCGTCCGGAGTCAGCGTTACCGTGTTCGTCGCGGGCAGATACAGCTTCGGGAGACCGATCCCCGAGACCGCGGTTCGGATCGACGGCAGAAGGCTGTAGACCTTGGAGCCGGGACAGGACGTCTGCTGGCCGTCCTTGTGACCGGAGATCCGGTTGAACGTCTTCTTCGTCCCGACGGGATACAGGTCGCTTCCGCCCGAGGTCATCACGACCGTGCCGGTCGGCGGCACATGATGGACGTCGAGCTTCCAGGCGAGGAGGTTCTTGAGCGCCGAGACCATCGACGACGTGGGTGAGCTGCTCGTGAAGGTCCCCATGAGCGAGATCCCGGTGCTGCCGGTGTTGAAGCCCTTCACGTGGGCGCCGATCACCGGCAGGGTCATGCCGCCGTAGCGTCCCTCGAAGACCTGCCCGTACTTGTCGACGAGGAAGTTGTACCCGATGTCGCTCCAGCCTCGATTCTTCACGTGATAGGCGTAGATGCTTCTCACGACCGCGGGTGATTCGGACTTGGCATAGGAGTTTGACCCGGCGGTGTGGTGGACGAACGCCATATTGACCACCGGGGCGTACCGGGGGCAGCACTCCCGGATGCTCTCGTTGGCCCCCCACTGAGCTCGGGTGATGATCGCAGGCTGGACCATCATCGCATGGGCTTTCGAGCCCCGGAGGAAGCTCGAGACCGATCCCACGATCTTCTGGAAGAGGTTCGGGTTACTCGCGTTTCCGAGCGTGTTGATCAGGTGGAGACGGAGGTTCCCGACGGTCGCACCTCCCGCGGGCGACGCGTACCGCAGCTCCAGGGCGTCGGCGGTCCCAACCCAGATCGGGCCTGCGAACACGCGCTCCGACGCGAACCGCGCTTCGGCCCGGTCCGGCGCCTCGTCGGGTTCGATCGTCAGGACTTCCCACCCCGACCAGCCATCTGCGCCGCGGAAGCGCGCCTCGACGATCAGCTCTTCGAGCCGCTCGTGGTCGTCGGAAGAACGGAACGAGAACGCGATGAGGTTCGCGTTGATCGGAAGCTCCGGGAAGCTCCGCTGGAACCACACGCCGGTGTTCGCCGCCGGCGTGAACGAGCCGCGCTCGACGACGACGTCACGTTGAACCGTCGCCGGCGTGCGCCCGGCGGCGGACGTCGGACCAGGGATGCCGACGACGCCGAGCGCAACAAGGAGAGCAAGGGAAACAACGCGCACACGAACCATGAGCGACAACCCCTATCACATCCGACGGCCTCCGGTTGCTATCGGCGGCAAGTCGGAACGTCCTGAGCGGACCGAGCTTCGAGACGAAACGGGACGGATGGGATCCGGCCGCGAGATCTCGAAGCCAGACGCATCTCCGGTCCGGCACTGCTGCGGCGTTTACGGGCCGTCCCAGTCGCCCACCACGGGGTAGTCGGTCGCGGCGCCGAACGNNNNNNNNNNNNNNNNNNNNNNNNNNNNNNNNNNNNNNNNNNNNNNNNNNNNNNNNNNNNNNNNNNNNNNNNNNNNNNNNNNNNNNNNNNNNNNNNNNNNCGAACGTCACATCATGCGTCGCATCGAAATCATCGTTCAGGAACCACACGTTCCCCCGAACAACCCCCGGCGTGAAAACGCCGTCGTTATCCCAATCCCCGACCACCGGGAAATCAGTCGACCGCCCGAACGCGAACGTCACATCATGCGTCGCATCGAAATCATCGTTCAGGAACCACACGTTCCCGCGGACCACGCCGGGAGTGAATCCGATGTCGGCCTGGGTGAAGTCGGCCTGCGTAGTGGCGACGGGATTGCCGGCCTCGTCGGTTACGAGCGAAGGCGCTCCGGTAGGGTTGACGAACGTGTCGTAGGGGGCCCCGGGCGTCAACGGGGCGTCGGGGTCGATCGTTGCCGTCAACGTGGGAGTCGTCGGGCCGGGGGTGACCGCGGAGCTGAGGTTCGCGCCCGCCCCGTCTGCTCGTAGTACCACGTTGTCTTCCGTTACTCCGACGACCTCCTCGCTGAAGGTCCACACGACGTTGCCGGTCTGCGTCGAAGGGGTCGCGGTCAATTGAGCGGTCGGCGCGCTTGTCTCGGCGGTGATGGTCTCTGTTGTATCGGGGGCGGGGCACGCCAGAACGGAAGTCGCCGGAGTCGTCTCGAACGCGCATCCGAGGAGAATGCTGGGAATCCCCACGGTGAAGTCGTCCGCTTCCTCGACCAGGCTAGAGGTCTCGACCGCCAGGAAGTACGTGTAGGACCCTTCGGCTGCGGCCGGGATCGTCGAAGAGACTCCGACCGTAACGCCTCCGGCTCCGTCGTGGCCGAACGTGCTGACCAGGTCGTCGTCGCCGTCGAGCACGTCGTTCACCGCGCCGTCGTCTCGATAGACCGCCACCCCGGCCGGACTCGCCTGGAGATCTTCGAGCGTCGTGAGGTCGAAGTCCCCGTCCCCACCGACGTCCGCGAGCCGCACCGAGAGACCATCGAACGTCGCGGTGCCACCGGAATCGGTCATATTGATGCCGAAGACCGCTTTTCGGACCTCGGTCCCGATGAGGAACCCGGGCTGCGTGAGATCGGTCACGGTTATCGACGCTGCCAGCGCCGCGGGTGCGGCGAGCATGACCGCAGCGATGGTCCCGACCAGAAGAACCGCCAGCCGGCGGCTACGCACCGAACTCATCGAACCTCCAGCCCCGCGCCCCTGTCACCCGTCTCCGCGATGGAGTCCTAAGCGAGGTCTCGTCCGCTGGCCCGACGTCCTTTAGCGTTCGGCGAACCGGCGGAACAAGCCCTCATTGGCGTCCAGACGTTGCCGGAGCTCTTCCTCGGTCGCGAGGACGATCTGTGTGGGAGCCGTGCCCCAGCGCTCGAGTTCCTCGAAGAGCTCGATCAACGGCGACGGGTCGTCCGTCCGTGGGCGGATGTAGACGAAAAGCATGCTTTCGTCTCCTGCGATGAGCTCGACCTGGAACTCCAGCGCCCTCGGGACCGCCGAGGCCGCCGCGTAGCGGAAGTCGAAGCGGACCGCGCGGCCGTTGAGCCGGACCCGGCGCTGCCACGCGTTCCGGCGCACGCTCGGCCCGACACGGGGGACGGTGCGTCCACAGTTGGGACACGGCTGGCTCGTGACGCCGCCGAGCGCAAGATCGCCGGAGCGCCAGCGCGGCACACCGCCGCCGCGGAAGCCGAGCGGGGTGATCGTGATCTCGCCGGGCGTCTGCTCGCCGAGCGACTGAGCCGTGTCCGGCGAAAGGACCTCGACCAACTCGAGATCGGGGTACGTGTGGAACCCGAAGGTCTCGGATTTTCCGACCGGGACCGCGCACTCGCCCCAAAGGACGCGGCCTTCCGCCGGGCCGTACGCCGCGGCGATGCGAGCGTCGGTCGCTCCGGCCGCTAGGAGCGCTTCGCCGAGTTGCTCCCGCTCGGCTTTGGTCAGCGAGCGTCCGACCACGAGCAAGGCTCGGATCTCGCTCAGATCGAGGCCGGCGCTCCGGGCGGCTTCCGGGAATTCCCCCACCTCGTCCGCGGGGATAGCGATCGCCGTCGGGCGCATCGCGTCGAACGCGACCAAAGCGCGAACGATGTCGCCGCCCTCGCGTCGCGAATGGACCGCGCTCATCCCGACCCCGTGGGCCATGTAGAAGACGCCCCAGAAGTCGAGCGTCGGGCCGAACGGGATCAGGTTGAGAAGCCGATCCTCGCGGTCGATGCCGGTGAGCGCCGCGAGCCGTGAGCCGGCACGCGCGAACAGATCCAGGTCGTCCCGGGTGTACGCGATCGGGATCGGGCCGCCGGGCCCGAACGCGAGGTGCTGGTGGATCGGCCGGGACGCCGCCTCGATGGCGAGCTGCTGGACGTCCTCGCCGCCGAGAAGCCGGGCCGTCGCGACCCGTCTCAACGTGCTGCGGTCGCTGAACCGGCGAACGCCCTCCGCGGTGCCCTGCAGGACGAGCCCACGGGCGCCCTCCGGGTTTCGCACGGGGTCGAGGACCTCCGCCCGCGTCGCCGTCGGGATCTTGGTCAGCTCGTCGAGCCCCTTGAACGTGCGCGCGTCGAGGCCCGCTGCGAGCAGCCGCGCACGGGCCGTGGGCACATGCGCCAGCTGCATCTGAAGCAGGGTTTGGCGCAGCAATTGATCCTGCGAGCGCCGATTGTCCTTGGAGGAAACCTGATCCCAGGGGCGAGCCACGGCGCCTATTCTACGGACGCACCGCTTCCGCGCCTCGCGGCCGGAAATGGCTCGGCAAAGGCCGGCCCGCTACCATCCGCACGCTGTGGAAGAGATCGCACGGACCCCGGCCAGGCTCATAATCACCGGTGAGCGGACGCTGCCCGGCATCCCCGAGGAGAATTACTGGTTCCAACGGCACGTCGTCGCGTACCGGTTCGCCGCCGAACGCGTCGCGGATATGGACGTCCTCGACGCCGGGTGCGGCGAAGGGTACGGCGCCTCGATCCTCGCCGGACGGGCCTCCAAAGTCCTCGGCATCGACCTCGAGAGCGATGTGATCGACCACGCGTCCGAGCGCTATCCGAACGTGCGCTTCGAGGCCGGCGACCTCTCGACGCTTGCGTTCCCGGAAGGATCGTTCGATGCGATCGTGTCGTTCCAGGTGATCGAGCACCTCCAGAGCCCGCGCGGGTTCGCGACCGAATGCGCGCACGTGCTTCGACCGGGTGGTCTCCTCGTGCTGTCCACACCGAACCGGCTCACGTTCTCCCCTGAAGGCGTCCGCAACCCATTCCACACCGTCGAGTTCGCTCCCGAGGAGCTTCGCGGCGTGCTCGAGGAGAGCTTCGACGTCCAGATGCTCGGCGGCACGTTCCACAAGTGGCGCCTGTCCCTGGTCGAAAGCGGCATGCGCAGCAGCATTCCCGAGCGGCTCATCGCCCAGCCGGCCCCGGAGTGGCCGGCCTGGCTCCGCCGGGTCGTTGCAGCGGTCAAACCACGTGACTTCCGGATCAGCCAGAAGCACGTGGAGCGCTCGCTGGACCTGGTCGCCGTCGCGCGCCGTCGGTAGCGGCGGCCCGTGGGCGTCTTCTCGCTCGTCCTTCACACGCATCTACCGTATGTGCGGCGCAACGGCGTCTGGCCGTCCGGTGAGGACTTCTTCCACCAAGCCGCGACCGAGAGCTACCTGCCGATGCTCTCCACGCTCGAGCGCATCGCCGAACGGAACGACGGCGATCCGGCGCTGACCGTCGGCATCACGCCGCTGATCGCGCACCAACTCCAAGACCCCTACATGCTCCGCGAACTTGCCCTGTACCTCGGCCGGTACGAGCTGCGCGCCTGGTGGCAGGTCGCCAACTACAACGACGTCTACACCGAGGAGTTCAAAGACATCGCCGCGTTCTACGCGCGCCACGCGCGCCGCCAGCTTGCCCGGCTGGAATCGCTCCCGAACGGCATCGCCGGCGCCTTCGGGGCGCTCGAGCGCGCCGGCGTCATCGAGATCGCCGGAGGACCCGCCTCGCACCCGGTCCTGCCCGAGATCGGCGAGCCGAGCATCATGCGCGCGCAGGTCTTCCACGGCGTGGCCGAGCTCGAGCGTCACTTCGGGGTGCGTCCCCGCGGGATGTGGCTCCCGGAGTGTGCTTACCGGCCGGGCCTCGGGATCGAGGAGCTCCTCGAGGAGGCGGGCGTCACGCACGTCGTCGTGGACGGTCCGACGATGCTGCGGAGCGACGGTCCTGACGCCACGTTCCGTCCGCGCCGGATCGGCGCGAGCAACGTCGCCGCGTTCGCGCGCAACCTCGACGTCACCTACCGCGTCTGGTCTCCGACGGGCGGCTACCCGGGCAACAAGTGGTACCGCGAATACTTCGCCTACGACATGACGGCCGGATTCAAGAACTGGCGCGTGACATCGGTCCACACGCCGATCGCAGGCAAGAAGCCGTACGACCCGGCCCGCGGAGCCGAAAGAGCCGCCAAGGACGCCGAGGATTTCGTCGCCCTCGTCGATCGGTCGTTGACCGAGCACGAGGAACGCACCGGCGCAGAGGGCATCGTGGTGGCGTGCTACGACACCGAGCTCTTCGGCCACTGGTGGTTCGAGGGCCCGGCGTTCCTCGAGAAGGTCTACGCCCTGCTCGAGGGCCACCCGCGCATCAGGCCGATGTCGCTCGGCCGTGCCCTCGAGGAAGTGCCGCCCGAGCGCTCCGTGGAACTGGCTGAGGGCTCGTGGGGTTTCCGCAAGGACCTCCGCTCGTGGGTCGCCCCGGAGACCGAGGACATGTGGCGGGTGCTCGCCGAGACCGAGTCGGAGACCGTGCGCCTCGCTCGCAAGTTCGCCGAGCCGGGCCCCTCTCAGGGACGCGCGATGTCACAGCTCGCCCGCGAGCTCTTCCTGCTCCAATCGAGCGACTGGCCGTTCATGGTGCTGCGCGGGAAGAACGCCGGCTACGCGCGCGAGCGCTTCGAGGGCCACCGGGAGCGCTGGTCGCGGCTCGCCGACGCGCTGCTCCGACGGATGCCGGCCGCGCCGCTCGATCGCCTCACCGCGGAGCTGGCCGAGATCGACAATGCGTTCCCGGACCTCAGCTACAGCGCGTTCAGCTCGTAAGGCCTCGGCCAGGGGTTCGGCTTGCACGTATTGCCGTTCGTGGTCATGCCCTTGGACTGCTGCATCATCACCGGCGCGTACGCCCCGTCCTTCGAGCATCCGCGGTGATGCTGGCCGAGCGTGTGGCCGATCTCGTGGTTGACGAGCATCTGCCGGTAGACGGGCACCGCTCCGGGCCAATGGTCCGACCCCTTGAACCATCGGTCGGAGTTGAGCACGACCTCTTTGGAGCCGGCGCACGAGTAGTAGTAGTTCACGCTCAGCCCGATCAGCTGCATGCAGCGCTTCTCCGCCGAGGCCGGCTTGCGCAGACCGACCAGCAGCGAGCCGTTCGGGTCGTATCGGAACCGGACCTTGCCGCTCCCGATCCACGAGCGCTCGTCGCAGAGCACCGACAGCAAGTCCTCCACGAACCGCGACGGCGTGGTAGCCAGCCCGTCCTCGACCAGAACCCGGAACCGAACCAGCTTCGCACCCGGCGTCCCGCAGGTCTTGCTCGGCTGCGCGGGCCCGGAGCTGGCGAGGAATGACGGAGCGACGACCGACTTCTTGACCGGCACCGGGGTCGGCTTCGCGGTGGTCTTGGCGGAAGGCATCGTCGTGGGAGCGGCCCCGACATTCGGCGGCAGAAGGGCTACGGCTCGGGTTTGCGGCCGCCCGGCCTCCGCGAGGATCGCGGTACCGGCGCCGCCTCCGAAGCCGAAAAGCAAGCCGACGAGTGCGCCGAACCACACCGGCCGCCATCCGATCTTCAACCTGCTCAGGAGACCCCCCTACGAGCCGAATCTCGAAAGGATATTCAGGGCGACTCTCGATAGCGACTCGCCGCGGAACGATCACCGTTTTGCCCGGTAGTGGACGCGCGTGAAAGGATTCGCCGACCTCAGGGGCTGGCTCATGCGGATCCTCATCCTTTCGTGGGAGTACCCGCCGCGCATCGTCGGCGGCTTGGGGAAGCACGTCCACCGACTGTCGCTCGCCCTCGCCGAGGCCGGGCACACCGTCCACGTGGTCACCCGAGATCACCCGGACGCGCCGCCCGAGGAAGAGATCGACGGCGTCCACGTCGTTCGCGTCGGCGAATACCCGCCGATGGTTCCCTTCGACGAGCTGATCCCCTGGGTGATGCAGTTCAACGTGGGCGTCCTCGAGCGGGCGACCAAGATCCTGCTCGAGGAGGAGGTCGATCTCGTCCACGCGCACGACTGGCTCGTCGGATACGCGGCCGCGGGAGTGAAGAACCTCTTCGACCTTCCCCTCGTGTCGACCGTCCACGCGACCGAGTACGGCCGCCATCAGGGGTACCTCCCGGGCCCGATGAACAAGCTGATCCACCAGATCGAGTGGTGGCTCACCTACGAGTCACGCCGCACGATCACCTGCTCGCGCTACATGCACGACCAGATCCAGGAGATCTTCCAGCTCCCCGCGGACAAACTCGACGTGATCTCGAACGGCGTCGATCTGGACGCGGTGCACAAGCCCGATGGGATCGAGGAGTTCCGCGCCGAGCGCCTCGCCGACGGCGAGAAGATGATCTTCTTCGCCGGACGCCTCGAGTACGAGAAGGGCGTGCAGACGGTCCTCGACGCGCTGCCGCTCGTAGACCAGCAGGTTCCGGTCCGCTTCTTCGTGGCCGGCGTCGGCACGCACGAGCAGGCGTTGCGCGAGCACGTCGAGCGCGACGGCCTCGACGGGCGCGTCGAGTTCCTCGGCTTCGTTCCCGACGAGGAGCTGGCCATGTTCTATGCCGCGGCCGACCTCGCCGTGGTGCCGTCCTTGTACGAGCCGTTCGGCATGGTCGCGCTCGAGACTATGGCCGCCGGCACGCCGTGTATCGCCGCCGACACCGGCGGCCTGCGCGAGCTCGTCGTGCACGACGCGACGGGGTTGCGATTCGAGCCCGGCGACCCCGCCTCGCTCGCCGGCGCGATCCTGCGCTTGCTCACCGACGCGCGGCTCGACCGGCGCCTCACCTTGGACGCGCGGCGGATGCTCAACGACCAGTTCTCTTGGACGTCCATCGCCGATCGGACGGTGGACGTCTACGAGCGGGCGATCCGCGAAGAGCGCCGCCTCCGCCGGACCCACCGGCGCGAGGAGCGCGCTCCGCTCCGCGTCATCCTCGGCCGGTCCGAGATCCTCGGGCTGGCCGGCGAACCCGCAGGCTAGGACCCCGGCCGGAAGTCGGGACTCCGGGCTCCTCAAGCG
This window encodes:
- a CDS encoding glycosyltransferase family 4 protein: MKGFADLRGWLMRILILSWEYPPRIVGGLGKHVHRLSLALAEAGHTVHVVTRDHPDAPPEEEIDGVHVVRVGEYPPMVPFDELIPWVMQFNVGVLERATKILLEEEVDLVHAHDWLVGYAAAGVKNLFDLPLVSTVHATEYGRHQGYLPGPMNKLIHQIEWWLTYESRRTITCSRYMHDQIQEIFQLPADKLDVISNGVDLDAVHKPDGIEEFRAERLADGEKMIFFAGRLEYEKGVQTVLDALPLVDQQVPVRFFVAGVGTHEQALREHVERDGLDGRVEFLGFVPDEELAMFYAAADLAVVPSLYEPFGMVALETMAAGTPCIAADTGGLRELVVHDATGLRFEPGDPASLAGAILRLLTDARLDRRLTLDARRMLNDQFSWTSIADRTVDVYERAIREERRLRRTHRREERAPLRVILGRSEILGLAGEPAG
- a CDS encoding 1,4-alpha-glucan branching protein domain-containing protein; amino-acid sequence: MGVFSLVLHTHLPYVRRNGVWPSGEDFFHQAATESYLPMLSTLERIAERNDGDPALTVGITPLIAHQLQDPYMLRELALYLGRYELRAWWQVANYNDVYTEEFKDIAAFYARHARRQLARLESLPNGIAGAFGALERAGVIEIAGGPASHPVLPEIGEPSIMRAQVFHGVAELERHFGVRPRGMWLPECAYRPGLGIEELLEEAGVTHVVVDGPTMLRSDGPDATFRPRRIGASNVAAFARNLDVTYRVWSPTGGYPGNKWYREYFAYDMTAGFKNWRVTSVHTPIAGKKPYDPARGAERAAKDAEDFVALVDRSLTEHEERTGAEGIVVACYDTELFGHWWFEGPAFLEKVYALLEGHPRIRPMSLGRALEEVPPERSVELAEGSWGFRKDLRSWVAPETEDMWRVLAETESETVRLARKFAEPGPSQGRAMSQLARELFLLQSSDWPFMVLRGKNAGYARERFEGHRERWSRLADALLRRMPAAPLDRLTAELAEIDNAFPDLSYSAFSS
- a CDS encoding class I SAM-dependent methyltransferase translates to MEEIARTPARLIITGERTLPGIPEENYWFQRHVVAYRFAAERVADMDVLDAGCGEGYGASILAGRASKVLGIDLESDVIDHASERYPNVRFEAGDLSTLAFPEGSFDAIVSFQVIEHLQSPRGFATECAHVLRPGGLLVLSTPNRLTFSPEGVRNPFHTVEFAPEELRGVLEESFDVQMLGGTFHKWRLSLVESGMRSSIPERLIAQPAPEWPAWLRRVVAAVKPRDFRISQKHVERSLDLVAVARRR
- a CDS encoding DUF3152 domain-containing protein, with the translated sequence MWFGALVGLLFGFGGGAGTAILAEAGRPQTRAVALLPPNVGAAPTTMPSAKTTAKPTPVPVKKSVVAPSFLASSGPAQPSKTCGTPGAKLVRFRVLVEDGLATTPSRFVEDLLSVLCDERSWIGSGKVRFRYDPNGSLLVGLRKPASAEKRCMQLIGLSVNYYYSCAGSKEVVLNSDRWFKGSDHWPGAVPVYRQMLVNHEIGHTLGQHHRGCSKDGAYAPVMMQQSKGMTTNGNTCKPNPWPRPYELNAL
- a CDS encoding cysteine desulfurase family protein, which codes for MNVRSTVYLDHAATTPLSDAARAAMLPYLEDRFGNASSAHAPGREARKGVDEAREKVAATVGARPDEVVFTSGGTEADNLAIKGAAWHGREQGRDGVVVTAIEHHAVLDPARWLARQGFRVREVPVDAHGVVRLDALEAAVDDRTAVVSVMWANNEVGTIQPVTECARIAREAGAVFHTDAVQAVPWLSVDASVADLLTISAHKHGGPKGVGALVVRRGVKVQPLMHGGGQEREIRSGTYNVAGIVGFGAAAEETAAHHERWSVVVGPLRNRLQEKLIASITRVHVNGHPAQRLPNNLHVCIEGIDGETLILLLDAEGVAASQGSACSSGAAEPSFVLAALGVPPELARGT
- a CDS encoding N-acetylmuramoyl-L-alanine amidase, giving the protein MVRVRVVSLALLVALGVVGIPGPTSAAGRTPATVQRDVVVERGSFTPAANTGVWFQRSFPELPINANLIAFSFRSSDDHERLEELIVEARFRGADGWSGWEVLTIEPDEAPDRAEARFASERVFAGPIWVGTADALELRYASPAGGATVGNLRLHLINTLGNASNPNLFQKIVGSVSSFLRGSKAHAMMVQPAIITRAQWGANESIRECCPRYAPVVNMAFVHHTAGSNSYAKSESPAVVRSIYAYHVKNRGWSDIGYNFLVDKYGQVFEGRYGGMTLPVIGAHVKGFNTGSTGISLMGTFTSSSPTSSMVSALKNLLAWKLDVHHVPPTGTVVMTSGGSDLYPVGTKKTFNRISGHKDGQQTSCPGSKVYSLLPSIRTAVSGIGLPKLYLPATNTVTLTPDGDGVNDTVTLTGSFTTTVTWTAQYRTEAGTVLKSATGTGPSLSVPWNGRDGDGNIAPPGKIVWSISGANGAGAPVRPATGSFALVLPHRVAGDWDGDGVDTPGTVIGNKWSLHNDFDGTPDVVFSYGQPTDRPVAGDWNGDGKASPGIIRGNIWYLNNGTDPIHDISFAYGWPTDRSIVGDWDGDGDDTGGIIRGNVWYLNDNFDAWHDGAIFGYGAATDLALAGDWDGDGKDTAGVVRANVWYLNNDRDGDHDMPSFSLGIASDGLAVGDWTESGFDAPGIFHEPMWLLLDENAAVDPAIEFEDLG